The Longimicrobium sp. genome has a segment encoding these proteins:
- the cysD gene encoding sulfate adenylyltransferase subunit CysD, producing the protein MQATLIKDPAGEEQAPAASFPASYRKSHLDLLESEAIHVMREVAAQFERPHLLFSGGKDSIVMVHLARKAFWPAPFPFPLLHIDTGHNFPETIEFRDWLAAETGAGLVVRYVQDSIDQGRAVEETGPGASRNALQTVTLLDALRELKVDAAFGGGRRDEEKARAKERFFSHRDAFGQWDPRNQRPELWSLYNGRKAPGENFRVFPLSNWTEMDVWQYIARERIAVPSLYFSHRREVVMRDGQWLARSPWVTVEAGETAEERTVRFRTVGDATCTGAVESAAASVEEIIVEIAAARVTERGGRADDRRSEAAMEDRKRQGYF; encoded by the coding sequence ATGCAAGCTACGCTGATCAAGGATCCCGCCGGCGAGGAGCAGGCGCCCGCCGCCTCGTTCCCGGCCTCGTACCGAAAGAGCCACCTCGACCTGCTCGAGTCGGAGGCCATTCACGTGATGCGCGAGGTGGCGGCGCAGTTCGAGCGCCCCCACCTGCTCTTTTCCGGCGGCAAGGACTCCATAGTCATGGTGCACCTGGCCCGTAAGGCCTTCTGGCCCGCGCCCTTTCCCTTTCCGCTGCTGCACATCGACACGGGGCACAACTTCCCCGAGACCATCGAGTTCCGCGACTGGCTGGCCGCCGAGACCGGGGCCGGGCTGGTGGTGCGCTACGTCCAGGACTCCATCGACCAGGGCCGCGCCGTGGAGGAAACGGGGCCCGGGGCCAGCCGCAACGCCCTGCAGACGGTCACCCTTCTCGACGCCCTCCGCGAGCTCAAGGTAGATGCGGCCTTCGGCGGGGGACGCCGCGACGAGGAAAAGGCGCGCGCCAAGGAGCGCTTCTTCAGCCACCGCGACGCCTTCGGGCAGTGGGACCCGCGCAACCAGCGCCCCGAATTGTGGAGCCTGTACAACGGCCGCAAGGCGCCGGGCGAGAACTTCCGCGTCTTTCCGCTTTCCAACTGGACGGAGATGGACGTGTGGCAGTACATCGCCCGCGAACGCATCGCCGTGCCCTCGCTGTACTTTTCGCACCGGCGCGAGGTGGTCATGCGCGACGGCCAGTGGCTGGCGCGCTCGCCCTGGGTGACGGTCGAGGCCGGCGAAACCGCGGAGGAGCGGACGGTACGGTTCCGCACCGTCGGCGACGCCACCTGCACGGGCGCGGTGGAATCGGCGGCGGCGTCGGTGGAGGAGATCATCGTGGAGATCGCCGCGGCCCGCGTGACGGAGCGGGGCGGGCGCGCCGACGACCGGCGCTCCGAGGCGGCCATGGAAGACCGCAAGCGGCAGGGGTACTTCTGA